In Cupriavidus taiwanensis, the following are encoded in one genomic region:
- the otsA gene encoding alpha,alpha-trehalose-phosphate synthase (UDP-forming) has product MPRLVAVSNRVADPRNVAAGGLAVALSEALRQTGGLWFGWSGKALETAQGGTPGEGDLHLQQAGNVTLATVDLCREDHDAYYQGYSNGVLWPVFHYRLDLADFDSNFLNGYRRVNQLFARKLAPLLEPDDIIWIHDYHLIPLASELRAIGCGQKIGFFLHVPLPPPLILAAIPQHEWLMRALFAYDLLGFQSHADVEHFSRYVQAEAQAEPMGEHRYRAFHRTVRAQAFPIGIDVDEFMELGRGEEAQETYEMMCAQYARRRLLLGIDRLDYSKGLPQRLKAFYRLLAEYPENRSSATLVQIAAPSRESVDAYADLRREMEQLSGSINGEFGELDWMPVRYIHRTTARKRLPGLCRASRVALVTPLRDGMNLVAKEFIAAQDPEDPGVLVLSRFAGAAEQLREALLVNPYDTRATAQAIQQALHMPLAERQQRHQKLLERIRAQDVHWWSREYLRALTETEGA; this is encoded by the coding sequence ATGCCAAGACTTGTAGCGGTATCCAACCGGGTCGCAGATCCCCGCAACGTCGCCGCGGGCGGCCTGGCCGTCGCGCTTTCGGAAGCCCTGCGCCAGACCGGCGGCCTGTGGTTCGGCTGGAGCGGCAAGGCGCTGGAAACCGCGCAGGGCGGCACGCCCGGTGAAGGCGACCTGCACCTGCAGCAGGCCGGCAACGTCACGCTGGCGACGGTCGACCTGTGCCGCGAGGACCATGACGCCTATTACCAGGGCTACAGCAACGGCGTGCTGTGGCCGGTGTTCCACTACCGGCTGGACCTGGCGGACTTCGATTCCAACTTCCTGAACGGCTACCGGCGCGTGAACCAGCTGTTCGCACGCAAGCTGGCGCCGCTGCTGGAGCCCGACGACATCATCTGGATCCACGACTACCACCTGATCCCGCTGGCGTCCGAGCTGCGCGCGATCGGCTGCGGGCAGAAGATCGGCTTCTTCCTGCACGTGCCGCTGCCGCCGCCGCTGATCCTGGCCGCGATCCCGCAGCACGAGTGGCTGATGCGCGCGCTCTTTGCCTACGACCTGCTCGGCTTCCAGAGCCATGCCGACGTCGAGCATTTCTCGCGCTACGTGCAGGCCGAAGCGCAGGCCGAGCCGATGGGCGAGCACCGCTACCGCGCGTTCCACCGCACGGTGCGGGCGCAGGCGTTCCCGATCGGCATCGACGTCGACGAGTTCATGGAACTGGGCCGCGGCGAGGAAGCGCAGGAAACCTACGAGATGATGTGCGCGCAGTACGCGCGCCGCCGGCTGCTGCTGGGCATCGACCGGCTCGACTATTCCAAGGGCCTGCCGCAGCGGCTCAAGGCGTTCTACCGGCTGCTGGCCGAATACCCCGAGAACCGCTCGAGCGCAACGCTGGTGCAGATCGCCGCGCCGTCGCGCGAATCGGTCGACGCCTATGCCGACCTGCGCCGCGAGATGGAGCAGCTGAGCGGTTCGATCAACGGCGAATTCGGTGAGCTGGACTGGATGCCGGTGCGCTACATCCACCGCACCACCGCGCGCAAGCGGCTGCCGGGCCTGTGCCGCGCCAGCCGCGTGGCGCTGGTGACCCCGCTGCGCGACGGCATGAACCTGGTGGCCAAGGAATTCATCGCTGCTCAGGATCCCGAAGACCCTGGCGTGCTGGTGCTGTCGCGCTTTGCCGGCGCGGCCGAGCAGCTGCGCGAGGCGCTGCTGGTCAATCCCTACGACACGCGCGCCACCGCGCAGGCAATCCAGCAGGCGCTGCACATGCCGCTGGCCGAGCGCCAGCAGCGCCACCAGAAACTGCTGGAGCGCATCCGCGCGCAGGATGTGCACTGGTGGAGCCGTGAATACCTGCGCGCACTGACTGAGACCGAGGGCGCATAG
- a CDS encoding 4a-hydroxytetrahydrobiopterin dehydratase, whose product MSENLAAQSCTPCRGGVPPLTPDEAEALLQQAPGWELADGATRLERRFSFGNFAQALAFVNGVGQLAEAQGHHPEISFGWGHATVSWRTKKIKGLHRNDFIMAVKTSELAEGDDGDGG is encoded by the coding sequence ATGAGCGAAAACCTGGCAGCGCAATCCTGCACGCCTTGCCGTGGCGGCGTGCCGCCGCTGACGCCCGACGAAGCCGAGGCCCTGCTGCAGCAGGCACCCGGCTGGGAACTGGCGGACGGCGCCACGCGGCTCGAACGGCGTTTCAGCTTCGGCAATTTCGCGCAGGCGCTGGCCTTCGTGAACGGCGTCGGACAACTGGCCGAGGCGCAGGGGCATCATCCCGAGATCAGTTTCGGCTGGGGGCATGCCACGGTGTCGTGGCGTACGAAGAAGATCAAGGGGCTGCATCGCAATGATTTCATCATGGCGGTGAAGACCAGCGAGCTGGCGGAAGGGGACGATGGTGACGGCGGCTGA
- a CDS encoding nucleotidyltransferase family protein, which produces MTAAPNAPLLRTDLPTGILLAAGFGRRFDAAGQRNKLLEVLPGGRTVAWRSARTLAAALPESIAVIRPGNPALAQELRRGGCRVLEAPEAEAGMGAALRAAVAATPEARGWVVALADMPWLPMELIRAVALTITTPDTIAAPWRNGQRGHPVGFGAAWREALLALEGDEGARALLKDKPVTRILTEEEGAFRDIDTPADLR; this is translated from the coding sequence ATGACCGCCGCCCCCAACGCCCCCCTGCTCCGCACCGACCTGCCCACCGGCATCCTGCTGGCGGCCGGCTTCGGCCGCCGCTTCGATGCCGCCGGCCAGCGCAACAAGCTGCTCGAGGTCTTGCCCGGCGGGCGCACCGTCGCCTGGCGCAGCGCCCGCACGCTGGCCGCCGCGCTGCCGGAGTCGATCGCGGTGATCCGCCCCGGCAACCCGGCGCTGGCGCAGGAACTGCGCCGCGGCGGCTGCCGCGTGCTGGAAGCGCCGGAGGCCGAGGCCGGCATGGGCGCGGCGCTGCGCGCCGCGGTGGCGGCCACGCCGGAAGCGCGCGGCTGGGTGGTGGCGCTGGCGGACATGCCGTGGCTGCCGATGGAGCTGATCCGCGCGGTGGCGCTGACCATCACCACGCCCGATACCATCGCCGCACCGTGGCGCAATGGGCAGCGCGGGCATCCGGTTGGCTTTGGCGCGGCCTGGCGCGAGGCCCTGCTGGCGCTGGAGGGCGACGAGGGCGCGCGCGCGCTGCTGAAGGACAAGCCGGTGACGCGGATCCTGACGGAAGAGGAAGGGGCGTTCAGGGATATTGATACGCCGGCGGATTTGCGCTGA
- a CDS encoding XdhC family protein, whose amino-acid sequence MDSVDLEVLKNSVQWQQQGHRVLLVTVVRTWGSSPRPEGAMLAVRDDGLVVGSVSGGCIEDDIIDRVRKQGITSDRPEAIKYGISAEEAHRFGLPCGGTIELVAEPLKPASGIAELLDAVENGRLVARTLDLGTGAATLGPANATDGLAFDGKTLLTIHGPRYRMLVIGAGQLSKYLCQIAVGLGFQVTVCDPREEYTETWDIPGVTMVRTMPDDTVTDMKLDERSAVIALTHDPKLDDLALMEALRTRAFYVGALGSRRNNQARRERLKEFDLTELQLARLHGPVGIYIGSRTPPEIAISILAEVIAAKNHVSLPDILQVEGAKAAREMAASTGSSCDVAPDPA is encoded by the coding sequence ATGGACAGCGTGGATCTCGAAGTCCTGAAGAACAGCGTGCAGTGGCAGCAGCAAGGCCATCGCGTGCTGCTGGTGACGGTAGTGCGCACCTGGGGCTCGTCGCCCCGGCCCGAAGGCGCGATGCTGGCCGTGCGCGACGACGGCCTGGTGGTGGGCTCGGTCTCGGGCGGCTGCATCGAGGACGACATCATCGACCGCGTGCGCAAGCAAGGGATCACCTCGGACCGCCCCGAAGCGATCAAGTACGGCATCAGCGCCGAGGAAGCCCACCGCTTCGGCCTGCCCTGCGGCGGCACCATCGAACTGGTCGCCGAGCCGCTCAAGCCGGCCAGCGGCATCGCCGAGCTGCTCGATGCGGTGGAAAACGGCCGCCTGGTCGCACGCACGCTCGACCTGGGCACGGGCGCGGCCACGCTGGGTCCGGCCAATGCCACCGACGGGCTGGCGTTCGACGGCAAGACCCTGCTCACCATCCACGGCCCGCGCTACCGCATGCTGGTGATCGGCGCCGGGCAGCTGTCCAAGTACCTGTGCCAGATCGCGGTGGGGCTGGGCTTCCAGGTCACCGTCTGCGACCCGCGCGAGGAGTACACCGAGACCTGGGACATCCCCGGCGTCACCATGGTGCGCACCATGCCGGACGACACCGTCACCGACATGAAGCTGGACGAGCGCAGCGCGGTGATCGCGCTGACGCACGACCCCAAGCTCGACGACCTGGCGCTGATGGAGGCGCTGCGCACCCGCGCCTTCTATGTGGGCGCGCTGGGTTCGCGCCGCAACAACCAGGCGCGCCGCGAACGGCTCAAGGAGTTCGACCTGACCGAACTGCAGCTGGCGCGCCTGCACGGCCCGGTGGGCATCTATATCGGCAGCCGCACGCCGCCGGAAATCGCGATCTCGATCCTGGCCGAGGTGATCGCGGCCAAGAACCACGTATCGCTGCCCGACATCCTGCAGGTGGAAGGCGCCAAGGCCGCGCGCGAGATGGCTGCCAGCACCGGCAGCAGCTGCGACGTGGCGCCCGATCCTGCCTGA
- a CDS encoding CoxG family protein, which yields MEMNQSQRLPVPQQVAWEALNDTELLKQCIPGCESIEPDGDHAYLLAMTAAVGPVKARFKGRMALEDIQAPDSYTIRFDGQGGAAGFGKGSARVRLEPDGEETVLTYTVNAQVGGKIAQIGSRLVDAAARKMADTFFARFTEAVTPDATDSTPAAEGAPAAAAGDNPDNEPTEQAKRKRSWTAWISKS from the coding sequence ATGGAAATGAACCAGAGCCAGCGCCTGCCGGTCCCGCAGCAGGTGGCATGGGAAGCGCTCAACGACACCGAGCTGCTCAAGCAATGCATCCCCGGATGTGAGAGTATCGAGCCCGACGGCGACCACGCCTACCTGCTGGCCATGACGGCCGCGGTGGGCCCGGTCAAGGCGCGCTTCAAGGGCCGCATGGCGCTGGAAGACATCCAGGCGCCCGACAGCTACACCATCCGTTTCGACGGCCAGGGTGGCGCCGCGGGCTTCGGCAAGGGCAGTGCGCGGGTCCGGCTGGAACCGGACGGCGAGGAAACTGTCCTGACCTATACCGTCAACGCCCAGGTGGGGGGCAAGATCGCGCAGATCGGCTCGCGGCTGGTGGACGCCGCGGCACGCAAGATGGCTGACACCTTCTTTGCGCGCTTCACCGAGGCCGTCACCCCTGACGCCACAGACAGCACGCCAGCGGCCGAGGGCGCCCCCGCCGCAGCCGCCGGCGACAACCCCGATAACGAACCGACAGAACAAGCGAAGCGGAAACGATCATGGACAGCGTGGATCTCGAAGTCCTGA
- a CDS encoding vWA domain-containing protein, whose protein sequence is MLHAGARSGGPPAGLPVLARNVTHFMRLLRDGGFALSPAHAVDALSALRLVDIGQRDEVRAALAALVLSGPDQRPLFDAAFDLFWRDPDWEGKLRALLLPRVDAGAPPPRRSNRLADALAARQPDMPARPAQTEAQRVHVPLTFSDQERLAQRDFDTLTAQEWRALQHLVRTRRAHLALQRTRRLRAAACGSHADLRASARLAVRQHGEWLRWKFRKHAERKPPVVLLLDISGSMSQYSRAVLYFCHALMQSRERMSVFLFGTRLTNITRSLRERDPDEAVAVITAQVRDWAGGTRIGPALASFNRHWARRTLSGRATVLLVTDGLDHEQIDLLGAEMARLRRFAHRIVWLNPLLRYPGFAPQARGVQAILPHVDALRPAHNLDSLLALETLLSDHGGPPRATAPATPNKEAPPWK, encoded by the coding sequence ATGCTGCACGCCGGCGCGCGCAGCGGCGGTCCGCCAGCGGGACTGCCGGTGCTGGCGCGCAACGTCACCCACTTCATGCGGCTGCTGCGCGATGGCGGCTTTGCGCTGTCGCCGGCGCACGCGGTCGATGCGCTGAGCGCGCTGCGGCTGGTCGATATCGGCCAGCGCGACGAGGTGCGCGCCGCGCTGGCGGCGCTGGTGCTGTCCGGCCCCGACCAGCGCCCGCTGTTCGACGCCGCCTTCGACCTGTTCTGGCGCGACCCTGACTGGGAAGGCAAGCTGCGCGCGCTGCTGCTGCCGCGCGTCGACGCCGGCGCGCCGCCGCCCAGGCGCAGCAACCGGCTGGCCGATGCGCTGGCCGCGCGCCAGCCCGACATGCCAGCGCGCCCGGCGCAGACGGAAGCGCAGCGCGTTCACGTGCCGCTGACCTTCTCCGACCAGGAACGCCTGGCGCAGCGCGACTTCGACACTCTGACCGCGCAGGAATGGCGCGCGCTGCAGCACCTGGTGCGCACGCGCCGCGCCCACCTGGCGCTGCAGCGCACGCGCCGGCTGCGCGCCGCCGCCTGCGGCTCCCACGCCGACCTGCGCGCCAGCGCGCGCCTGGCGGTGCGCCAGCACGGCGAATGGCTGCGCTGGAAATTCCGCAAGCACGCCGAGCGCAAGCCGCCAGTGGTGCTGCTGCTCGATATTTCCGGTTCGATGAGCCAGTACTCGCGCGCGGTGCTGTACTTCTGCCATGCGCTGATGCAGTCGCGCGAGCGCATGTCGGTGTTCCTGTTCGGCACGCGGCTGACCAACATCACCCGCTCGCTGCGCGAACGCGACCCGGACGAGGCCGTCGCCGTGATCACCGCGCAGGTGCGCGACTGGGCCGGCGGCACCCGCATCGGCCCCGCGCTGGCGAGCTTCAACCGCCACTGGGCGCGGCGCACGCTGTCCGGGCGCGCCACCGTGCTGCTGGTCACCGACGGCCTGGACCACGAGCAGATCGACCTGCTGGGCGCAGAGATGGCGCGGCTGCGCCGCTTTGCGCACCGCATCGTCTGGCTCAACCCGCTGCTGCGCTACCCCGGCTTCGCGCCGCAGGCGCGTGGCGTGCAAGCCATCCTGCCGCACGTCGACGCGCTGCGCCCGGCCCATAACCTGGACAGCCTGCTGGCGCTCGAGACGCTGCTGTCCGACCACGGCGGCCCGCCCCGGGCCACCGCCCCCGCCACGCCAAACAAGGAAGCCCCGCCATGGAAATGA